The sequence below is a genomic window from Microbacterium abyssi.
ACAGCCGAGCCGAACGGTGTCATGCACACGGCCAAGGCCGAGGGCATGGTGCGCGAGGCCTTCCGCACCCGCGACATGCGGTCCCTGCTCGGCAACGTCGGCCTCGGCCACGTCCGCTACGCCACCAAGGGCACGGCGTCCAGCGAAGAGGAGATGCAGCCGTTCTACGTGAACGCGCCGTACGGCATCGTCCTCATCCACAACGGCAACCTCACCAACACGCGTGAACTCACCGCAGACATGGCCAAGCGCGACCGCCGGCACCTGAACTCATCCAGCGACACCGAGCTGCTGCTGAACGTGCTCGCCGGCGAGCTGCAGGCCACGACCTCCCACGTCGACCTCGACCCCGAGCGCATCTTCGAGGCCGTCACCCGCACGCATGAGCGCATCGAAGGCGCCTACGCCGTCATCGCCGTGATCGCCGGTTACGGGCTGCTCGCGTTCCGCGACCCGTTCGGCATCCGACCGCTGATCCTCGGACGCCGTGACGGCAAGGCGACCGACGGCGGCAGCCGGGACGAGTGGATCGTCGCGAGCGAATCGCTCGTGCTCGAGAACGGCGACTACGAGGTCGTCCGCGAGGTCGCGCCGGGTGAGGCGGTCTTCATCACGGAGCAGGGCGAGCTGTTCACGCAGCAGTGCGCCACCGACGCGAAACTGTTCCCGTGCGCGTTCGAGTACGTCTACCTCGCCCGCCCAGACTCGATCATGAACGGCATCGCCGTCTACGAGTCGCGCCTGCGCATGGGGGAGCGCCTGGCCGACACGATCGCCAAGCACGTGCCGCGCGACAAGATCGATGTCGTCATGCCGATCCCCGACTCCGCTCGCCCCTCGGCCATGGAGGTCGCCCGCAAGCTCGGCATCGAGTACCGCGAGGGCTTCTACAAGAACCGCTACGTCGGACGCACCTTCATCATGCCGGGGCAGGCTGTGCGCAAGAAGAGCGTGCGCCAGAAGCTCAACGCGATGTCGACCGAGTTCCAGGGCAAGAACGTGCTGCTGATCGACGACTCGATCGTGCGCGGAACGACCAGCAAGCAGATCATCCAGATGGCTCGGGATGCGGGTGCGCTCTCGGTCACGTTCGCCTCAGCCGCCCCGCCGGTGCGCTACCCGCACGTGTACGGCATCAACATGCCGTCCAAGCACGAGCTGATCGCCCACGGCCGCACCATCCCTGAGATCGCCAAGGAGCTCGGGGTCGACCACCTCGTGTACCAGGAGGTCGAAGATCTCAAGGCGGCGATCATCGAGGGATCCGAGGTCGCCGACCTCGACATGAGCTGCTTCGACGGACGCTACGTCACCGGCACGGTCACCGACGAATACCTGGAATGGGTGGAGAGCTCCCAGAGTTCGTGACGTCGCCCCTGCCGCCGTGGCGGGGACGCACTCTCGCCGTCCTCGGGATCCTGC
It includes:
- the purF gene encoding amidophosphoribosyltransferase — encoded protein: MCGIVGVVAGGPVNQDIYDALLLLQHRGQDATGMATAEPNGVMHTAKAEGMVREAFRTRDMRSLLGNVGLGHVRYATKGTASSEEEMQPFYVNAPYGIVLIHNGNLTNTRELTADMAKRDRRHLNSSSDTELLLNVLAGELQATTSHVDLDPERIFEAVTRTHERIEGAYAVIAVIAGYGLLAFRDPFGIRPLILGRRDGKATDGGSRDEWIVASESLVLENGDYEVVREVAPGEAVFITEQGELFTQQCATDAKLFPCAFEYVYLARPDSIMNGIAVYESRLRMGERLADTIAKHVPRDKIDVVMPIPDSARPSAMEVARKLGIEYREGFYKNRYVGRTFIMPGQAVRKKSVRQKLNAMSTEFQGKNVLLIDDSIVRGTTSKQIIQMARDAGALSVTFASAAPPVRYPHVYGINMPSKHELIAHGRTIPEIAKELGVDHLVYQEVEDLKAAIIEGSEVADLDMSCFDGRYVTGTVTDEYLEWVESSQSS